The DNA segment GAGTCGCCCAAACCCAAGTACATCCTGTGCAACGGGGACGAGAGCGAGCCCGGCACCTGCAAGGACCGGCTCATCTTCGAGCACGACCCGCACGCGGTGCTCGAGGGCGTAATCATCGCCGGCATCGCCGTGGGCTCGCACCAGGGGTACATCTACATCCGCGGCGAGTACCGCTACTTGGTGGACATCATGGAGAAGGCCATCGCCGAGGCTTACGCCAAGGGCTTCCTCGGCAAGAACATCTTGGGCAGCGGCTACGACTTCGAGTGCGCCGCGCACACCGGCGCCGGCGCCTACGAGGTGGGCGAGGAGTCGGCGCTGATGGAATCGCTCGAAGGCAAGCGCGGCATCCCGCGCATCCGGCCTCCCTTCCCGGCGGTGGTCGGCTTGTACGGCGGGCCCACGGTCATCAACAACTGCGAGACGCTGGCCAGCGCCCCGCACGTGATCCTGGGCGGAGGCGAGTGGTATGCCGGCCTGGGCACACCCAAGAACGGCGGCACGCGCCTGTTCTGCCTCAGCGGGCACGTCAACCGCCCGGGCGTCTATGAACTGCCGCTGGGCTACAACCTCAAGAAGATGATCTACGACGTGGGCGGCGGCATCCGCCACGGCCGCAAGCTGAAGGCGGTGGTGCCCGGCGGCTCCTCCACCCCGCTGCTCAAAGCCGACGAGATCGATGTCGCCATGGACTTCGACTCACTGATGAAGATACAGACCTTCCTGGGCTCGGGCGGCGTGGTGGTGCTCGACGAGGAGACCTGCATGGTGAAGTTCGCCCAGAGGGTGATGCGCTTCTACGCTCACGAGAGCTGCGGCTGGTGCATCCCCTGCCGCGAAGGCACCGACTGGCTGAAGAAGACGCTCATCCGCTTCCACGCGGGCGGCGGGCTGAAGAAGGACATCGACAACATCCAGTACCTGGCCGAGAACATGCTGGGGCGGACCTTCTGCCCGCTGGGCGACGCGGCAGCGATGCCGATCATCTCCATCGTCAAAAACTTCCGTAGCGAGTTCGAAGACCATTTGGAAGGCCGCCCGTGTCCGTATGAGCCGGCTTCAGTGGAACAGTTGCCGGTGATGCGATGAGATCGGGAATCAAGTGAAATGCCTGACGTAACCATCACCGTTGACGGCAAGGAGGTCACCGCGCCCGCGGGGACGCTGCTCATCGAAGCCTGCAAGCACGTGGGCATCGAGGTGCCGTCGTTCTGCTACTACCCCGGGCTGTCGCTGCAGGCGGCGTGCCGGATGTGCCTGGTCGAGATCGAGAAGATGTCCAAGATGGCGACCGCGTGCACCGTCCCCATCACCGAAGGCATGGTGGTGACGACCGCGAGCGAGAAGGTGACGCAGGCGCGCAAGTCCATGCTCGAGTTGCTGCTGGGCAATCATCCGCTGGACTGCCCAGTGTGCGACGCGGGCGGCGAGTGCGAGCTGCAGGACATGACCTTCAAGTACGGCGCGGCGGAATCGCGCTACATGGA comes from the Terriglobales bacterium genome and includes:
- the nuoF gene encoding NADH-quinone oxidoreductase subunit NuoF, which translates into the protein MADLVSHPDEVKVVSKRFGQGAAAIDRYLELDGYKAVKAALEMGPDKIIDEMKKSNLRGRGGAGFPAGMKWSFVPKESPKPKYILCNGDESEPGTCKDRLIFEHDPHAVLEGVIIAGIAVGSHQGYIYIRGEYRYLVDIMEKAIAEAYAKGFLGKNILGSGYDFECAAHTGAGAYEVGEESALMESLEGKRGIPRIRPPFPAVVGLYGGPTVINNCETLASAPHVILGGGEWYAGLGTPKNGGTRLFCLSGHVNRPGVYELPLGYNLKKMIYDVGGGIRHGRKLKAVVPGGSSTPLLKADEIDVAMDFDSLMKIQTFLGSGGVVVLDEETCMVKFAQRVMRFYAHESCGWCIPCREGTDWLKKTLIRFHAGGGLKKDIDNIQYLAENMLGRTFCPLGDAAAMPIISIVKNFRSEFEDHLEGRPCPYEPASVEQLPVMR